From Gottschalkia purinilytica, one genomic window encodes:
- a CDS encoding cation diffusion facilitator family transporter: MTYKDNYLKVRNTLALILGLNILVALAKLIYGLMTKTSSMIADGFHSFSDGASNVVGLIGIWIASKPADENHPYGHHKVETLSTIVISFALFIVSFKILVNSYNRFMNPVVPKINVFSFIVMILTLIINILVVRYESKKGKELNSSILISDSKHTESDIYVSISVIVSLIAIKLGYIFIDTLISAIIAILICRAGIQILREGINVLIDGKMIEAEKIHKIVMEIEEVIYCHKIRTRGKQNHIMIDLHVGIDKNHNIDYCHKLSHRIEDTLKKDILGVEEVIVHIEPASEDNTHT; the protein is encoded by the coding sequence ATGACATATAAAGATAATTATTTAAAGGTAAGAAATACATTGGCATTAATATTGGGACTTAACATACTTGTTGCTCTTGCTAAACTTATATATGGACTAATGACGAAGACTTCCAGTATGATAGCAGATGGATTTCATTCTTTTTCAGATGGAGCGTCTAACGTAGTAGGACTTATAGGAATTTGGATAGCATCTAAGCCTGCTGATGAAAACCATCCATATGGACATCATAAAGTAGAGACATTGTCTACTATTGTAATTAGTTTTGCACTATTTATAGTTTCATTTAAGATATTAGTAAATTCATATAATAGATTCATGAATCCTGTTGTACCGAAAATTAATGTATTTAGCTTTATAGTTATGATACTAACATTAATAATAAATATTTTAGTTGTAAGGTACGAGTCTAAAAAAGGAAAAGAATTGAATAGTAGTATTTTAATTTCAGACTCTAAGCATACGGAAAGTGATATTTATGTATCTATTTCTGTAATAGTTAGCTTAATAGCTATTAAGCTAGGTTATATATTTATAGATACTTTAATATCTGCTATCATAGCTATATTAATATGTAGAGCTGGTATACAAATATTAAGAGAAGGTATAAATGTACTAATAGATGGTAAGATGATAGAGGCTGAAAAAATCCATAAAATAGTTATGGAAATTGAAGAAGTAATATATTGTCACAAAATTAGAACAAGAGGAAAACAAAATCATATAATGATAGACTTACATGTTGGTATAGATAAAAATCATAACATAGATTATTGTCATAAACTATCTCATCGAATAGAAGATACATTGAAAAAAGATATTTTAGGAGTAGAAGAAGTTATAGTTCATATAGAGCCTGCTAGTGAAGACAATACTCATACTTAG
- a CDS encoding sensor histidine kinase, with protein MINKKRILCLLLTFVIVIFNTGYTYAIENYINFMTLTEKDNLSQGTVRRILQDKEGYMWFGTNDGLNKYNGNDIKVYKEGRFTQNSLPENYITALNIDKDGMLWVGTSKGLTKFNQKRQDYSHFQFNSFDLKSISSNKVEDILIDRDGDMFIATEDAGINKFIKRKGHFKRYTNNPSNPKSISNNRVNVMYEDKRGKIWVGTNYGLNEFDKKTESFKHYKHDPNNPYSISGNNITAITEDNKGNIWIGTEKDGLNKLDRNTGKFTVFKKSDNKNQDKKVDYSIGSNNITSLLKDKSGTIWIGTTGAGLAFYDSENNRFVKYSADFNTPYGIMSSNIQTIYQDQNDIIWVGTQDSGVSRFNPNAPFSAYKKNIVFEDSLNDNVVLSVYKDEEGIVWAGTREGGLNKVDLKNRKVKYYDTSNSKIGSNAIYSIHEDKKGILWLGTDRGISAFNKNTEEFKIYGNDYNNKSKLSITDKVNTVYRDLEENIWVGTREGLYLLDEETGKAKRKYTVSDGLSSDFIKTIYEDSDGILWMGTIHGGLIRFNKYRNEFKTYQNVSGNNESISSNYILDITEDEEKNLWLATDNGLNKFNKETGVFDVFSEKDGLITVTIRGILAEGRYLWVSTANGIFKFDTKLEKVVANFDVMDGLQGKEFLSGSAYKSKDGDLIFGGTNGFNIVNPQKIDIQYKVPRVKLGVMKTHYDDDIDLENLKQKEVELSYRQNFFTFNFNVLDFKNTDNNRYKYMLEGFDDKWQDNGGRNYASYTNLSPGKYVLKVKGANSDGVWNDIGASVKIKINPPYWRTWWAYCIYILIIIIIVYLSLNYVKLLGKMISEKTSQLDKTNKYLMEEVEKRRKAELVLKEKLKENEELFNEKMEIEKFRNDFFVNLSHELRTPLNLILGTLQVSKHYLKEDKISYSSEKLGGHLDLIKKNCYRLQRVVNNIIDVSKIDSKQYKLNVKKVNIVSLVEETVLSATEYARQKELELLIDTDVEEKYIYCDPVEIERVVLNLISNALKFTPKNGNIWVDILGEDDDYVSISVKDNGMGIPKDKQKVIFERFKQADKKDYQGSGIGLSLTKSLIEMHGGSIELVSEENKGSEFIIKLPVNNEDIYDTDNISSHINETIDESTDVKVEMSEI; from the coding sequence ATGATAAATAAAAAAAGAATACTATGTTTATTATTGACTTTCGTTATTGTCATTTTTAATACAGGATATACATACGCTATAGAAAACTACATAAATTTTATGACATTAACTGAAAAGGATAACTTATCACAAGGAACAGTACGAAGAATACTACAAGATAAAGAAGGTTACATGTGGTTTGGAACTAATGATGGACTTAATAAATATAATGGAAATGATATAAAAGTATATAAAGAAGGAAGATTTACACAAAACTCATTACCAGAGAATTACATAACTGCATTAAATATAGACAAAGATGGCATGCTTTGGGTAGGAACGTCAAAAGGATTAACTAAATTTAATCAAAAAAGACAGGATTATTCTCACTTCCAATTTAATTCATTTGATCTTAAAAGTATAAGTAGTAATAAAGTAGAAGATATTCTTATAGACCGAGATGGAGATATGTTTATAGCAACAGAAGATGCTGGAATTAATAAATTTATAAAACGTAAAGGTCATTTCAAAAGATATACAAATAATCCTAGCAATCCTAAAAGTATAAGTAATAATAGAGTAAATGTAATGTATGAAGATAAAAGGGGAAAAATATGGGTAGGTACAAACTATGGATTAAATGAGTTTGATAAGAAGACTGAAAGTTTTAAGCATTATAAACATGATCCTAATAATCCATATAGTATAAGTGGCAATAATATTACAGCTATAACAGAAGATAATAAAGGTAACATATGGATAGGAACAGAAAAAGATGGATTGAACAAGTTAGATAGAAATACTGGGAAGTTTACTGTATTTAAAAAATCTGACAATAAAAATCAAGATAAAAAAGTAGATTATAGTATAGGATCTAACAATATAACTTCATTACTTAAAGATAAATCAGGAACTATATGGATTGGTACAACAGGTGCAGGTTTAGCATTTTATGATAGTGAAAATAATAGATTTGTAAAATATTCTGCTGATTTTAATACTCCATATGGAATAATGAGTAGTAATATACAGACAATTTATCAGGATCAAAATGATATAATTTGGGTAGGAACTCAAGATAGTGGAGTTAGTAGATTTAATCCTAATGCTCCTTTTTCTGCATATAAAAAGAATATAGTGTTTGAGGATTCATTAAACGACAATGTGGTCCTTTCTGTATATAAAGATGAAGAAGGGATAGTATGGGCTGGAACACGAGAAGGTGGATTGAATAAGGTAGACCTTAAAAACAGAAAGGTTAAATACTATGATACTTCAAATTCAAAGATAGGATCAAATGCTATATATAGCATACATGAAGATAAGAAAGGTATTCTATGGTTAGGAACAGATAGAGGGATATCTGCATTTAATAAAAATACTGAAGAATTTAAGATATATGGAAATGATTATAATAATAAATCAAAGTTATCAATAACTGATAAAGTTAATACAGTTTATAGAGATTTAGAAGAGAATATTTGGGTTGGAACAAGAGAGGGATTATACTTACTTGATGAAGAAACAGGAAAAGCTAAAAGAAAGTATACTGTTAGCGATGGACTTAGTAGTGATTTTATAAAAACAATATACGAAGATAGTGATGGTATATTATGGATGGGAACCATACACGGAGGTCTTATTAGATTTAATAAATACAGAAATGAGTTTAAAACTTATCAAAATGTTTCTGGAAATAACGAAAGTATAAGTAGTAATTATATACTTGATATAACAGAAGATGAAGAAAAAAATTTGTGGCTAGCGACAGATAATGGGCTCAATAAGTTTAATAAAGAAACTGGGGTATTTGATGTTTTTTCAGAAAAAGATGGATTAATAACTGTTACTATACGTGGAATACTAGCAGAAGGAAGGTACTTATGGGTAAGTACAGCAAATGGAATTTTTAAGTTTGATACTAAACTTGAAAAAGTAGTAGCCAATTTTGATGTTATGGATGGACTTCAAGGAAAGGAGTTTCTATCAGGTTCAGCTTATAAAAGCAAAGATGGAGATCTTATCTTTGGGGGAACTAATGGTTTTAATATTGTAAATCCTCAAAAGATAGATATTCAATATAAAGTGCCTAGAGTGAAGTTAGGAGTAATGAAGACTCATTATGATGATGATATAGATCTTGAAAATCTAAAACAAAAAGAAGTAGAATTATCCTATAGGCAAAACTTTTTTACTTTTAACTTTAATGTTTTAGATTTTAAGAATACTGATAATAATAGATATAAATATATGTTAGAAGGATTTGACGATAAATGGCAAGATAATGGAGGAAGGAACTATGCTAGTTATACTAATCTAAGTCCTGGAAAGTATGTATTAAAAGTAAAAGGTGCTAACAGTGATGGTGTATGGAACGACATAGGAGCCTCAGTAAAGATAAAAATAAATCCTCCTTATTGGAGGACTTGGTGGGCATACTGCATATACATATTGATAATAATTATAATTGTGTATTTATCATTAAATTATGTTAAACTTTTAGGGAAAATGATAAGTGAAAAAACTTCTCAACTTGATAAAACCAATAAGTATCTAATGGAAGAAGTAGAAAAGCGTAGGAAGGCAGAACTTGTTTTAAAAGAAAAGCTTAAAGAAAATGAAGAGCTCTTTAATGAAAAAATGGAGATAGAGAAGTTTAGAAATGATTTCTTTGTTAATTTATCACATGAACTGAGAACACCTTTGAATTTAATTTTAGGAACTTTACAGGTAAGTAAACATTATTTAAAAGAGGATAAAATATCGTATTCTTCTGAAAAACTAGGAGGACATCTTGATCTAATTAAAAAGAATTGTTATAGACTCCAAAGAGTAGTGAATAATATAATAGATGTTTCTAAGATAGATTCAAAGCAGTATAAACTAAATGTTAAAAAAGTAAATATAGTAAGTTTAGTTGAAGAGACAGTGTTATCTGCAACTGAATACGCTAGACAAAAAGAGTTAGAACTCTTAATTGACACAGATGTTGAAGAAAAATATATATACTGTGATCCAGTGGAAATAGAACGTGTTGTATTGAACTTAATATCAAATGCATTAAAGTTCACACCTAAAAATGGAAACATATGGGTAGATATTTTAGGTGAAGATGATGATTATGTTAGTATTTCTGTAAAAGATAATGGTATGGGAATACCAAAAGATAAACAAAAAGTTATATTTGAAAGATTTAAACAAGCTGATAAAAAAGATTATCAAGGTAGTGGAATAGGACTAAGCTTAACTAAATCATTAATAGAAATGCATGGTGGTAGCATAGAATTAGTAAGTGAAGAAAATAAGGGAAGTGAGTTTATAATAAAATTACCAGTAAATAATGAAGATATATATGATACTGATAATATTAGTAGTCACATTAATGAAACTATAGATGAAAGTACAGATGTAAAAGTAGAAATGTCTGAAATATAA
- the folK gene encoding 2-amino-4-hydroxy-6-hydroxymethyldihydropteridine diphosphokinase — protein MNKKAYLGIGGNIGDRKSNIEKTIELLNNNEEIKVTKISSFYETEPVGYTDQDWFMNVVVEIETTLDPYKLLEYCNYIESELKRVRLIRWGPRTIDVDVLLYEGFTSTDEKLTVPHPRMHERGFVMIPLYEIAKDIDINGKSIKDIVVDLKKEDVRKLD, from the coding sequence ATGAATAAAAAAGCTTATCTTGGAATAGGTGGAAATATAGGAGATAGAAAATCTAACATAGAAAAGACTATAGAGCTTTTAAATAATAATGAAGAAATTAAAGTAACTAAGATCTCATCATTTTATGAAACGGAACCTGTTGGATATACTGATCAAGATTGGTTTATGAATGTTGTAGTTGAAATAGAAACGACTTTAGATCCATATAAGCTTTTAGAATATTGTAATTATATAGAAAGTGAATTAAAAAGAGTTAGACTAATAAGATGGGGTCCTAGAACTATTGATGTAGATGTTCTTCTTTATGAAGGATTTACTTCTACAGATGAGAAGCTTACAGTTCCTCACCCAAGAATGCATGAACGAGGATTTGTTATGATACCATTATATGAAATAGCTAAAGATATAGATATAAATGGTAAGTCTATAAAAGATATAGTAGTTGATTTAAAGAAAGAAGATGTAAGAAAGCTAGATTAA
- the folB gene encoding dihydroneopterin aldolase encodes MDKIIMKNLGFYGYHGALVEENVLGQKFFLDIEIYADLKKAGDTDNVEDTIHYGEVYELIKSIVEEKRFKLIESLAENIASSVIKGFSKVQEIVVTIKKPEAPVPGIYDYFGVEVRRKRNE; translated from the coding sequence ATGGACAAAATAATAATGAAAAATTTAGGATTTTATGGATATCATGGAGCATTAGTTGAAGAAAATGTACTTGGACAAAAGTTCTTTTTAGATATAGAGATATATGCTGATTTAAAAAAAGCTGGAGATACAGATAATGTAGAAGATACTATACATTATGGAGAAGTATATGAACTAATAAAATCTATAGTAGAGGAAAAAAGATTCAAGCTAATAGAATCTCTAGCTGAAAATATAGCTAGTTCGGTAATTAAAGGTTTTTCTAAAGTTCAAGAAATAGTTGTAACTATTAAAAAACCGGAAGCACCTGTCCCAGGAATATATGATTATTTTGGAGTTGAAGTAAGGAGAAAGAGAAATGAATAA
- the folP gene encoding dihydropteroate synthase: MRNIAYRLNRKINVKCGDYELNLGTKTYVMGILNITPDSFSDGGNFFELENAIKHAKEMIEEGADIIDVGGESTRPGSEEVSAEDELERVLPVVKRLAKEVKAPISVDTYKAIVADKVLEAGAHIINDIWGLQKDPDMANVVAKYNVPVVIMHNQIGTEYKNDIMEEICRFLRKSIDIALKAGIKPENIILDPGIGFGKTSEQNMEVMARLGELNDLGYPILLGTSRKSMIGKILDLPSEERVEGTIATSVMGVIQASDIVRVHDIKENVRAIKVTDAIVRGIMPWTK; the protein is encoded by the coding sequence ATGAGAAACATAGCATATAGACTTAATAGAAAAATAAATGTAAAATGTGGTGATTATGAATTAAATCTAGGTACAAAGACTTATGTTATGGGAATTTTGAATATTACACCTGATTCTTTTTCAGATGGTGGAAATTTCTTTGAATTAGAAAATGCTATAAAACACGCTAAAGAAATGATTGAAGAGGGAGCAGACATTATAGATGTAGGTGGAGAATCTACTAGGCCAGGAAGTGAAGAAGTGTCTGCAGAAGATGAACTTGAAAGAGTATTGCCTGTTGTTAAGAGGCTAGCAAAAGAAGTAAAAGCTCCTATATCTGTAGATACTTATAAAGCCATTGTAGCGGACAAGGTTCTAGAAGCAGGAGCCCATATAATCAATGATATCTGGGGACTTCAAAAGGATCCAGATATGGCAAATGTAGTTGCAAAGTATAATGTTCCGGTAGTAATTATGCATAATCAAATAGGAACAGAATATAAAAATGATATAATGGAAGAGATATGTAGATTTTTGAGAAAATCTATTGATATAGCCCTAAAAGCTGGAATTAAACCAGAAAATATTATATTAGATCCTGGTATAGGATTTGGAAAAACTTCAGAGCAAAATATGGAAGTAATGGCTAGACTAGGGGAATTAAATGATTTAGGATATCCAATACTTTTAGGAACATCTAGAAAATCTATGATAGGAAAGATATTAGATTTGCCTTCAGAAGAAAGAGTAGAAGGAACTATAGCTACGTCTGTTATGGGAGTTATTCAAGCATCAGATATAGTAAGAGTTCATGATATTAAAGAAAATGTTAGAGCTATAAAAGTTACTGACGCTATAGTTAGAGGGATAATGCCATGGACAAAATAA
- the folE gene encoding GTP cyclohydrolase I FolE produces the protein MDKPRIESAVREILIGIGENPEREGLIDTPRRIAKMYEEIFSGLTEDPKKHLQVYFQEDQHEELVLVKDIPFYSVCEHHFVPFFGKAHVGYLPKNGKLTGLSKLARVVDTVAKRPQLQERITASVADTIVEVLDPYGVIVVVEAEHMCMTMRGIKKPGSKTVTSAVRGLFKNDAKARAEAMSLIKF, from the coding sequence ATGGATAAACCTAGAATAGAATCAGCAGTAAGAGAAATCCTTATCGGCATAGGAGAAAATCCAGAAAGAGAAGGACTTATTGATACACCTAGAAGAATAGCAAAAATGTATGAGGAAATATTCTCAGGATTAACAGAAGATCCTAAAAAACACTTACAAGTATATTTCCAAGAAGATCAACATGAAGAATTGGTATTGGTTAAGGATATTCCATTCTATTCAGTTTGTGAACATCATTTTGTACCATTCTTCGGTAAAGCACATGTAGGCTATTTACCTAAAAACGGTAAATTAACAGGATTAAGTAAACTCGCAAGAGTAGTAGATACAGTAGCTAAAAGGCCACAGTTACAAGAAAGAATAACTGCTTCAGTAGCAGATACTATTGTTGAAGTGCTAGATCCATATGGAGTTATTGTTGTAGTTGAAGCAGAGCATATGTGTATGACTATGAGAGGAATCAAAAAACCTGGATCAAAAACAGTGACATCAGCTGTAAGAGGATTATTCAAGAATGATGCTAAAGCTAGAGCAGAGGCTATGTCATTAATAAAATTCTAG
- a CDS encoding aminotransferase class IV: MYISINGKIVEDKNSSISPMSEGYMFGYGLFETIKVVNSKMCFLEEHIERLKKSCKKIGLEFNFNIKEIENRAYKILEKNKLNIGAIKIVYSKNGEENYLIITTRKSSYTENNYKVGYKICFSDIRRNPDSILPYIKSVNYMENIIAKKIGNEKGYEEVIFLNTKNKIAEGSVSNIFFIKNDILFTPSIECGILPGITRDKVIDIAKELDVKVNIGEFSKDELLNADEVFITNSLMDIMPISNIDNKLFNIEKNIITCKIMNKYKSLIGG, translated from the coding sequence TTGTATATTTCTATTAACGGTAAAATAGTAGAAGATAAGAACTCAAGTATATCACCTATGAGTGAAGGATATATGTTTGGATATGGATTGTTTGAAACTATAAAGGTAGTTAATAGTAAAATGTGTTTTTTGGAAGAACACATAGAAAGATTAAAAAAAAGTTGTAAAAAAATTGGACTAGAGTTTAATTTTAATATTAAAGAGATTGAAAATAGGGCATATAAAATCTTAGAAAAAAACAAGTTGAACATAGGTGCGATTAAAATAGTTTATTCAAAAAATGGAGAAGAGAACTATCTTATAATAACTACTAGAAAGAGCTCATATACAGAAAACAATTATAAAGTAGGATATAAAATATGTTTTAGTGATATAAGAAGAAATCCAGATTCTATACTTCCATATATAAAATCAGTAAATTATATGGAAAACATAATAGCTAAAAAGATCGGAAATGAAAAAGGTTATGAAGAAGTGATTTTTCTTAATACAAAAAACAAAATAGCAGAAGGATCTGTATCTAACATATTTTTCATAAAGAATGATATATTATTTACTCCATCTATAGAGTGTGGGATACTACCAGGTATAACTAGAGATAAAGTTATAGATATAGCTAAAGAGTTAGATGTGAAAGTTAACATAGGAGAGTTCAGTAAAGATGAGTTGCTAAATGCTGATGAGGTTTTTATAACAAATTCTCTTATGGATATAATGCCAATATCAAATATTGATAATAAATTATTTAATATTGAAAAAAATATAATAACATGTAAAATTATGAATAAGTATAAAAGTTTAATAGGTGGATAA
- the pabB gene encoding aminodeoxychorismate synthase component I codes for MLVKKIDTSLDSFQLYTLFKDEQYSFFLDSGMDNKKLGQFSFIGFDPILVFKSKENQVEITQDGKTTKYEENPFDKLKEILEKYKIDYKSELPFIGGAVGYLSYDLCHHIENLPRTAVDDVKIPDAYFGIYDGVIVIDHRSGKDEVYISALGIKGKEEDVFNSILEKIRDGEKTGVEITIPKRSKPAEFKSNFTKEEYIKSVNKVRDYIKSGDIYQANLTQRFQCDLEETPYELYAKLRSINPAPFASFIDFGDGHIVSSSPERFIKLKDKIIETRPIKGTRPRGMTEEEDKKNRDELTSSEKDKSELLMIVDLERNDLGKVAKTGTVKVTELFHLEEYPTVYHLVSTVVAEIKDEHDAVDCIKATFPGGSITGAPKIRSMEVIDELEPTQRNIYTGSIGYIGFNGDMDLNIVIRTVVCKDNQAYFQVGGGIVWDSDAELEYEETLHKARAIMESLNS; via the coding sequence ATGCTAGTAAAAAAAATAGATACTTCATTAGACAGTTTTCAGTTATATACTTTATTTAAAGATGAACAATATAGTTTTTTCCTAGATAGTGGAATGGATAATAAAAAATTAGGTCAATTTTCGTTTATTGGATTCGATCCTATATTAGTATTTAAAAGCAAAGAGAATCAAGTAGAAATAACACAAGATGGAAAAACAACTAAATATGAAGAAAATCCATTTGATAAATTAAAAGAAATTTTAGAAAAATATAAAATAGATTATAAATCTGAGTTGCCATTTATAGGTGGTGCAGTTGGATATCTTTCATATGATCTATGTCATCATATAGAAAATCTACCTAGAACAGCAGTAGACGATGTTAAAATACCAGATGCTTATTTTGGAATATATGATGGAGTAATAGTAATAGATCATAGAAGTGGAAAAGATGAAGTTTATATTTCTGCACTAGGCATTAAAGGAAAAGAAGAAGACGTATTTAATTCTATACTTGAAAAAATAAGAGATGGAGAAAAAACAGGAGTTGAAATTACAATTCCTAAAAGATCCAAGCCAGCAGAATTTAAGTCTAACTTTACAAAAGAAGAATATATAAAATCAGTAAATAAAGTTAGAGATTATATAAAATCAGGAGACATATATCAAGCTAACCTTACTCAAAGGTTTCAATGTGACTTAGAAGAAACTCCTTATGAACTATATGCAAAACTTAGGAGTATAAATCCTGCACCATTTGCTAGCTTTATAGATTTTGGTGATGGTCATATTGTAAGCAGTTCTCCTGAAAGATTTATTAAATTAAAGGACAAGATAATAGAAACTCGTCCAATAAAAGGTACTAGACCTAGAGGAATGACTGAAGAAGAAGATAAAAAGAATAGAGATGAACTAACATCAAGTGAAAAAGATAAATCAGAATTATTAATGATAGTAGATTTAGAAAGAAATGATCTTGGAAAAGTAGCTAAAACAGGAACAGTAAAAGTAACAGAATTATTCCATCTTGAAGAATATCCTACAGTATATCACTTAGTTTCTACTGTGGTAGCAGAAATAAAAGATGAACATGATGCTGTAGATTGTATAAAAGCCACATTCCCTGGTGGATCTATAACTGGAGCACCAAAGATAAGATCAATGGAGGTTATAGATGAGCTTGAACCTACTCAAAGAAATATTTATACAGGCTCAATAGGATATATAGGATTCAATGGAGATATGGATCTTAACATAGTTATAAGAACTGTAGTATGCAAAGATAATCAGGCATATTTTCAAGTTGGTGGAGGAATTGTCTGGGATTCAGATGCTGAACTTGAATATGAAGAAACACTTCATAAAGCAAGAGCTATAATGGAGTCACTAAATAGCTAA
- a CDS encoding anthranilate synthase component II — protein sequence MILMIDNYDSFTFNLVQYLQGLNEEVLVYRNDEITIDNIRKLSPDMIVLSPGPCTPNEAGVCIDVVKEFKGEIPILGICLGHQTIGQVFGGNVIKALEPVHGKVYPINHTDKGVFKGLNNPLNVTRYHSLVVDRKTLPDCLEITSETNEGEIMGFKHKTYMLEGVQFHPEAILTEQGMELLDNFLQEAKKVKKQVKKC from the coding sequence TTGATTTTAATGATTGATAATTATGATTCTTTTACTTTTAATTTAGTACAATATCTACAAGGACTAAATGAAGAAGTCCTGGTTTATAGAAATGATGAAATAACGATTGATAACATAAGAAAACTATCGCCTGATATGATAGTATTGTCGCCGGGTCCATGTACACCAAATGAAGCAGGGGTGTGTATAGATGTGGTTAAAGAATTTAAAGGTGAGATACCTATTTTAGGAATATGCTTAGGACATCAAACGATAGGTCAAGTATTTGGTGGAAATGTCATAAAGGCATTGGAACCTGTTCATGGCAAAGTATATCCTATAAATCATACAGATAAAGGGGTATTTAAAGGGCTTAATAATCCTTTAAATGTAACCAGATATCATTCGTTGGTTGTTGATAGAAAAACACTACCTGATTGTCTAGAGATAACATCGGAAACAAATGAAGGAGAAATAATGGGATTTAAACATAAAACTTATATGCTAGAAGGAGTTCAGTTTCACCCAGAAGCTATATTGACAGAACAAGGAATGGAACTTTTAGATAATTTCTTACAAGAAGCGAAAAAAGTTAAGAAGCAGGTGAAGAAATGCTAG
- a CDS encoding TIM barrel protein, whose protein sequence is MKIGFTLDEKVFDKISPKFLIEKAEISGISSIEISPDKSVLPEEVYKDIVNTCTNKNIDIHYHIPYFAHDIYELEYFTSYKSEAKKKYMELLSLLENLQEYIKNVPTIVIHGSKYKCTEEKSCGMDNTLNFIDWFLNTIEQKNLNFKLGIETLRKKGISTICDNRDDIYYILNKFQSPKLGVCWDICHDNMNFYPDEIVLDDNFLEKVIYCHIHGIDLKKDISHISLIKSDINYSQILDCLSKNKFEGSINIEILSNFCEDSYIEDLFKDINYLNNIII, encoded by the coding sequence ATGAAAATAGGATTTACTTTAGATGAAAAAGTTTTTGATAAGATATCTCCTAAATTTCTTATTGAAAAAGCAGAAATCAGTGGAATATCTAGTATTGAAATAAGCCCTGATAAGAGTGTTCTTCCTGAAGAAGTTTATAAAGATATAGTTAATACTTGTACTAATAAAAACATAGATATTCACTATCATATCCCGTATTTCGCACATGATATTTATGAACTTGAGTATTTTACTTCCTATAAATCAGAGGCTAAAAAAAAGTATATGGAACTTCTTTCTTTATTAGAAAATTTACAAGAATATATAAAAAATGTTCCTACAATAGTAATTCATGGTTCAAAGTACAAATGCACAGAAGAGAAATCATGTGGTATGGATAACACTTTGAACTTTATAGATTGGTTTTTAAACACTATTGAACAAAAAAATCTAAACTTTAAACTAGGTATAGAAACTTTACGTAAAAAAGGTATAAGCACTATATGCGACAATAGAGATGATATTTATTATATTTTAAATAAGTTTCAATCTCCAAAATTAGGGGTATGTTGGGATATATGCCATGATAATATGAACTTTTATCCTGACGAAATTGTTTTAGATGATAATTTTTTAGAGAAAGTTATATATTGTCATATACACGGAATAGATTTAAAAAAAGATATATCTCATATCTCTTTAATTAAAAGTGATATTAATTATAGTCAAATTTTAGATTGTTTATCTAAAAATAAATTTGAAGGTTCTATAAATATAGAGATATTGTCGAATTTTTGTGAAGATAGCTATATAGAAGATTTGTTTAAGGATATTAATTACTTAAATAATATTATTATATAA